The proteins below are encoded in one region of Ostrea edulis chromosome 3, xbOstEdul1.1, whole genome shotgun sequence:
- the LOC125673665 gene encoding tripartite motif-containing protein 2-like — translation MGTFKETISSCTNCSGEFLTNPTFVCENINGDVCTSDEGNQRVAMFISAGGLRFLYGGKSNTTYYQSFNPRGLATDGLGNILIADYFSHTVHMVDCEGRFLQYISTNKNNFPYALSIDNENRLLDHFSIVLH, via the exons ATGGGGACATTTAAGGAAACCATTTCTTCCTGCACTAATTGCTCGGGAGAGTTTCTGACAAATCCTACGTTTGTTTGTGAAAACATAAACGGTGATGTCTGTACAAGTGACGAGGGGAATCAGAGAGTGGCAATGTTTATATCAGCGGGAGGTCTAAGATTTCTGTATGGAGGAAAAAGCAATACAACATACTATCAGTCTTTTAATCCTCGTGGTCTAGCTACTGACGGCCTTGGTAACATTCTGATTGCTGATTATTTCAGTCACACTGTTCATATGGTAGACTGTGAAGGACGATTCTTACAGTACATCTCGACAAACAAAAATAACTTTCCGTATGCATTGTCGATTGATAACGAAAACAGACTCTTG GATCACTTTTCGATCGTACTTCATTAG